A single genomic interval of Flexibacter flexilis DSM 6793 harbors:
- a CDS encoding DUF4834 family protein, which translates to MLGIIKFVIYFFFFYALYKIFGLVVKAFIRRWILGKMAEGGGSRSFYYSNTRTGQNKQEPPRQKEGEVRIESDQDRTQRNFEAGEYIDYEEIK; encoded by the coding sequence ATGTTAGGTATTATAAAATTCGTTATATATTTTTTCTTCTTTTACGCACTCTACAAAATTTTTGGCTTAGTAGTGAAAGCCTTTATTCGCCGTTGGATTTTGGGCAAAATGGCTGAAGGTGGTGGCAGCCGTAGTTTTTATTACTCCAACACACGTACTGGCCAAAACAAGCAAGAGCCGCCACGCCAAAAAGAAGGCGAAGTACGCATAGAGTCTGACCAAGATCGCACACAGCGCAATTTTGAAGCGGGTGAATATATTGATTATGAGGAGATTAAATAG